In Symphalangus syndactylus isolate Jambi chromosome 6, NHGRI_mSymSyn1-v2.1_pri, whole genome shotgun sequence, a genomic segment contains:
- the LOC129484552 gene encoding olfactory receptor 51F2, whose protein sequence is MSTLQNITSTSIIFLLTGVPGLEAFHTWISIPFCFLYVTALSGNSLILFAVVTQPSLHKPMYYFLSMLSTTDLSLSISTLVTMLGTFWFNVREISFNACLSQMFFIQLFTVMESSVLLAMAFDCFVAITNPLRYASVLTDLKIAQIGVAIITRGTITLTPMVLLLKRLSYCCNHVLHHSYCFHPDVMKLSCTDTRINSAVGLTALIATAGVDSVFLVLSYILIIKTVLSIASPEERKKAFSTCISHIGAVAVFYIPLISLSFVHRFGKQAPPYVHTLIANAYLLIPPVMNPIIYSVKTKQIR, encoded by the coding sequence ATGTCAACTTTGCAGAATATCACCTCCACTTCCATCATTTTCCTGCTCACTGGTGTTCCTGGGCTGGAAGCCTTCCACACCTGGATCTCCATTCCCTTCTGCTTCCTCTATGTAACTGCCCTTTCAGGAAACAGCTTGATCCTCTTTGCCGTCGTCACTCAGCCCAGCCTCCACAAACCCATGTATTATTTCCTCTCCATGCTGTCCACCACTGACCTCAGCCTGTCCATATCCACTCTGGTCACCATGCTGGGTACATTCTGGTTCAATGTGAGGGAAATCAGCTTTAATGCCTGCTTGTCCCAGATGTTCTTTATTCAACTCTTCACTGTCATGGAATCTTCAGTGCTGTTGGCCATGGCTTTTGATTGTTTTGTGGCCATTACTAATCCTCTTAGATATGCTTCTGTCTTAACTGATCTTAAAATAGCACAGATTGGAGTAGCAATTATCACCAGGGGAACAATAACACTGACTCCTATGGTGTTGCTTCTTAAAAGACTGTCCTACTGCTGCAACCACGTGCTCCACCACTCCTATTGCTTTCACCCTGATGTGATGAAGCTCTCATGCACAGACACCAGGATCAACAGTGCAGTTGGGCTGACTGCCCTGATTGCCACTGCTGGGGTGGATTCTGTCTTTCTTGTCCTTTCTTATATTTTGATCATTAAGACTGTTCTCAGCATTGCTTccccagaagaaaggaagaaagcctTCAGCACATGTATCTCCCATATTGGGGCTGTTGCTGTATTTTACATTCCATTGATCAGTCTGTCCTTTGTTCACAGGTTTGGGAAGCAGGCCCCACCATATGTGCATACTTTGATTGCCAATGCCTACCTACTAATCCCTCCTGTAATGAACCCCATCATCTACAGTGTGAAGACCAAACAGATACGCTAG
- the LOC129484544 gene encoding olfactory receptor 51F2-like produces MPSFNQSIFHPAVFFLTGIPGLETPQIWTSIPFCCLYVIAISGNGMILFVIITESSLHEPMYYFLSMLSFMDLGLCLSTLTTMLGIFWFNTREIGFDACIGQMFFIHGFTFMQSSVLLAMAFDRFINICNPLRYATILTNSRIIKVVFAIVLRGTTALVPLLLLLKRLSFCHSHVLHHSYCFHPDVMKLSCTDTWINSAFGLATVISTAGLDSVLILLSYVLIIHSVLCTASPEERKKAFGTCVSHISAVAIFYIPMIGLSLVHRFGKHAPPLVHMLIANFYLLIPPVMNPIIYSVKTKQIRKAVLKVFLSKLI; encoded by the coding sequence ATGCCATCCTTCAACCAGAGCATTTTCCACCCTGCAGTCTTCTTCCTTACTGGCATCCCTGGCCTTGAAACCCCTCAGATCTGGACCTCCATCCCATTCTGTTGTCTCTATGTCATTGCTATCTCTGGGAATGGCATGATCCTGTTTGTCATCATCACTGAGTCGAGCCTCCATGAACCCATGTATTATTTTCTCTCCATGCTATCCTTCATGGACTTAGGTCTGTGTCTTTCTACATTGACCACCATGCTGGGTATTTTCTGGTTCAATACTCGAGAAATCGGTTTTGATGCCTGCATTGGTCAAATGTTCTTTATCCACGGCTTCACATTCATGCAGTCCTCAGTACTTTTGGCAATGGCCTTTGACCGCTTCATAAACATCTGTAACCCACTGAGATATGCCACAATCTTAACCAATTCACGGATTATTAAAGTGGTCTTTGCAATTGTTCTTAGGGGGACAACAGCTCTAGTGCCTCTACTCCTGCTCCTTAAGCGCCTCTCCTTCTGCCATAGTCATGTGCTCCACCATTCCTACTGCTTCCATCCTGATGTGATGAAGCTCTCATGCACAGACACATGGATCAACAGTGCATTTGGCCTGGCCACTGTTATCTCTACTGCTGGCTTAGACTCAGTCTTGATCCTCCTGTCCTATGTTCTGATCATCCACTCTGTGCTCTGCACTGCCTCCCCAGAGGAGCGGAAAAAGGCTTTTGGTACCTGTGTCTCTCACATCAGTGCAGTTGCCATCTTCTACATCCCCATGATTGGTTTGTCACTAGTGCACAGATTCGGAAAGCATGCCCCTCCCCTTGTGCACATGCTCATTGCCAACTTTTATCTGCTTATCCCTCCTGTAATGAATCCCATAATCTACAGTGTAAAGACCAAGCAAATTCGCAAGGCTGTGCTCAAAGTATTTCTTTCTAAGCTCATTTAG